A window of Streptomyces sp. SAI-127 contains these coding sequences:
- a CDS encoding serine/threonine-protein kinase — translation MSQEQQPCQRPGCDGTYEDMGGGELYCDTCGLAPVVPAGEGRAGSASTGRGSQGSSGTSRATGRASSRTSSQSSKSRRSVSGRLSRSVSGKSTGRSVSVRSSGSGTGSSGRGRLGAGLVEVPGVPRPDPREMVLENPEVPERKRFCSRSDCGAPVGRSRGEKSGRTEGFCTKCGHPYSFVPKLKSGDIVHGQYEVAGCLAHGGLGWVYLAVDRAVSDRWVVLKGLLDTGDQDAMAAAISERRFLAEIEHANIVRIYNFVEHLDQRTGSLDGYIVMEYVGGKSLKEIANGRRSAAGKRDPLPVEQACAYGIEALEALGHLHSRNLLYCDFKVDNAIQTEDQLKLIDMGAVRRMDDEESAIYGTVGYQAPEVAEVGPSVASDLYTVARTLAVLTFDFQGYTNVFVDSLPDPDHIEVFRQYESFYRLLVRATDPDPARRFASAQEMSEQLTGVLREVVSLQTGRARPSLSTLFGPEVRVTDTELFPKLDGEVSRLGTRVPPAGRRILKAAAPASAVLPVGTPGPERLGGGAVKAVVKSADAPAAALALPVPHVDPSDPNAGFLAGLMTTAPGELLGALAAAPAASAETRLRQVRAWLENGDAHTADESLRRLEEERPDDWRVVWYRGVAALVTGDHEAAALAFDAIYDAFPGEPAPKLALGLCAEVLGQLDNAAEYYRLVWSTDPSYVSSAFGLARVQLATGDHRGAVNTLESVPESSIHYTAARVAAVRARLRGRTATAGDVPFLDDLTAAAGQVEALDAYGLDPARREQLSAEVLGAALDWILSGGQDSVAPAAAGRALLGSGLDERGLRFGLERSYRTLARLAQGGEERIDLVERANRYRPRTWV, via the coding sequence ATGAGTCAGGAACAGCAGCCCTGCCAGCGGCCCGGCTGCGACGGTACGTACGAGGACATGGGCGGCGGCGAGCTGTACTGCGACACGTGCGGCCTCGCGCCGGTCGTCCCGGCCGGGGAAGGCCGGGCCGGTTCGGCGTCCACGGGCAGGGGCTCGCAGGGCAGCAGCGGCACTTCGCGCGCCACCGGCCGCGCTTCCTCGCGTACGTCCTCGCAGTCGTCGAAGTCCCGGCGCTCGGTGTCGGGACGGCTGTCGCGCTCGGTCTCGGGGAAGTCCACGGGCCGCTCGGTGTCGGTGCGCAGCTCCGGCTCCGGCACCGGCTCGAGCGGGCGCGGCCGGCTCGGAGCGGGCCTCGTCGAGGTGCCCGGGGTGCCGCGGCCCGACCCGCGCGAGATGGTCCTGGAGAACCCCGAGGTGCCCGAGCGCAAGCGGTTCTGCTCGCGCTCCGACTGCGGGGCCCCGGTGGGGCGTTCGCGCGGGGAGAAGTCCGGGCGCACGGAAGGCTTCTGCACGAAGTGCGGCCACCCCTACTCGTTCGTGCCGAAGCTGAAGTCCGGTGACATCGTGCACGGCCAGTACGAGGTCGCGGGCTGTCTCGCGCACGGCGGCCTCGGCTGGGTCTACCTCGCCGTGGACCGCGCGGTGTCCGACCGCTGGGTGGTCCTCAAGGGTCTGCTGGACACCGGCGACCAGGACGCGATGGCCGCCGCGATCTCCGAGCGGCGCTTCCTCGCGGAGATCGAGCACGCCAACATCGTGCGGATCTACAACTTCGTGGAGCACCTCGACCAGCGCACCGGCTCGCTCGACGGCTACATCGTCATGGAGTACGTCGGCGGCAAGTCGCTCAAGGAGATCGCCAACGGCCGCCGCTCGGCGGCCGGGAAGCGGGACCCGCTGCCGGTCGAGCAGGCGTGCGCGTACGGCATCGAGGCCCTGGAGGCGCTCGGCCACCTCCACAGCCGCAACCTCCTGTACTGCGACTTCAAGGTCGACAACGCCATCCAGACCGAGGACCAGCTCAAGCTCATCGACATGGGCGCGGTGCGCAGGATGGACGACGAGGAGTCGGCCATCTACGGCACGGTGGGCTACCAGGCCCCGGAGGTCGCGGAGGTGGGCCCGTCGGTCGCCTCCGACCTGTACACGGTCGCCCGCACCCTGGCGGTGCTGACCTTCGACTTCCAGGGCTACACCAACGTCTTCGTCGACTCGCTGCCCGACCCCGACCACATCGAGGTCTTCCGCCAGTACGAGTCGTTCTACCGGTTGCTGGTCCGGGCGACCGATCCGGATCCGGCCCGCCGTTTCGCCTCGGCGCAGGAGATGTCGGAACAGCTGACCGGGGTCCTGCGCGAGGTCGTCTCCCTGCAGACGGGCCGTGCCAGGCCCTCCCTGTCGACGCTCTTCGGCCCCGAAGTCCGCGTCACCGACACGGAGTTGTTCCCGAAGCTGGACGGGGAGGTGTCACGGCTGGGGACTCGGGTGCCTCCGGCGGGGCGGCGGATTCTCAAGGCTGCCGCCCCCGCATCCGCTGTTCTACCGGTCGGCACCCCGGGTCCCGAGCGGCTCGGTGGCGGAGCCGTCAAGGCCGTCGTCAAGTCGGCCGACGCCCCCGCCGCCGCACTGGCGCTGCCCGTCCCCCACGTCGACCCCTCCGACCCCAACGCCGGTTTCCTCGCCGGGCTCATGACCACCGCGCCCGGCGAGCTGCTCGGCGCCCTCGCGGCCGCGCCGGCGGCATCCGCGGAGACCCGCCTGCGGCAGGTGCGGGCCTGGCTGGAGAACGGCGACGCGCACACCGCGGACGAGTCGTTGCGGCGGCTGGAGGAGGAACGGCCCGACGACTGGCGGGTGGTGTGGTACCGGGGCGTCGCCGCCCTGGTGACCGGCGACCACGAGGCCGCCGCGCTCGCCTTCGACGCGATCTACGACGCCTTCCCCGGCGAACCCGCCCCCAAGCTCGCCCTCGGCCTGTGCGCGGAGGTGCTCGGACAGCTCGACAACGCCGCCGAGTACTACCGCCTGGTCTGGTCGACCGACCCCAGCTATGTGAGTTCCGCGTTCGGCCTCGCGCGCGTGCAGCTCGCGACCGGGGACCACCGTGGCGCGGTGAACACGCTGGAGTCGGTGCCGGAGTCCTCCATCCACTACACCGCCGCCCGCGTGGCCGCCGTCCGCGCGCGGCTGCGTGGACGCACCGCGACCGCGGGCGACGTACCCTTCCTGGACGACCTGACCGCCGCCGCCGGTCAGGTCGAGGCGCTGGACGCGTACGGTCTGGATCCGGCGCGCCGCGAGCAGCTGTCGGCGGAGGTGCTGGGCGCGGCCCTGGACTGGATACTCTCCGGTGGCCAGGACTCCGTCGCCCCCGCCGCCGCGGGACGGGCGCTGCTCGGCAGCGGACTGGACGAGCGAGGACTGCGCTTCGGCCTGGAGCGTTCGTACCGCACGCTGGCCCGGCTCGCGCAGGGCGGCGAGGAGAGGATCGACCTGGTGGAACGAGCCAACCGTTACCGCCCCCGGACGTGGGTGTAG
- a CDS encoding glutamate ABC transporter substrate-binding protein, translating to MRMRGRVRAGLRGWGGVGAMAVVCGLVLAFALLLPVAQSRGDGSTGTGGPGVTRADQVADDGPCTNPAIKAAPEKQTLSPSGADGPTIDKIKARQGEKRKLIVGVDQNSYRWGYRNPNGGPTADLEGFDIDLVHRIAQDILGDPNAVQFKAIPTNQRIPAIQKGRVDMVVRTMTINCKRLADVAFSAPYFKTGQQVLAPKSSGIKGYNGTLAKQKICTAEGSTAFSQLDEDRKSGKLVASADIRTTVPNQLDCLVRLQLGEVDAVVTDGALAASQAAQDPTVELKGSPFTTEYYGVAMKKDADDLVRRVNQILVDYRKDTTDGWQASYNRWLSATLDKDSAKSEPPAPQYLRKS from the coding sequence ATGCGGATGCGTGGACGTGTACGGGCCGGTCTCAGGGGCTGGGGCGGTGTCGGGGCGATGGCGGTCGTCTGCGGCCTGGTACTCGCCTTCGCACTCCTGCTGCCGGTGGCCCAGTCGCGCGGCGACGGCAGCACGGGCACCGGCGGGCCGGGTGTGACCCGAGCCGATCAGGTGGCGGACGACGGCCCCTGTACGAATCCGGCGATCAAGGCGGCCCCGGAGAAGCAGACGCTGTCCCCCTCGGGTGCCGACGGCCCGACCATAGACAAGATCAAGGCCCGGCAGGGCGAGAAGCGCAAGCTGATCGTCGGCGTCGACCAGAACAGCTACCGCTGGGGCTACCGCAACCCCAACGGCGGCCCGACGGCCGACCTGGAGGGTTTCGACATCGACCTGGTGCACCGGATCGCGCAGGACATCCTCGGTGACCCGAACGCCGTGCAGTTCAAGGCGATCCCCACCAACCAGCGCATCCCGGCGATCCAGAAAGGCCGGGTCGACATGGTGGTGCGCACGATGACGATCAACTGCAAGCGCCTGGCCGACGTGGCGTTCTCCGCGCCGTACTTCAAGACGGGGCAGCAGGTCCTCGCCCCCAAGTCCTCGGGCATCAAGGGCTACAACGGCACGCTGGCGAAACAGAAGATCTGCACGGCGGAGGGTTCGACCGCCTTCAGCCAGCTGGACGAGGACAGGAAGTCGGGGAAGCTCGTCGCCTCCGCGGACATCAGGACCACCGTCCCCAACCAACTCGACTGTCTCGTCAGGCTCCAGCTCGGCGAGGTCGACGCCGTGGTCACCGACGGCGCCCTCGCCGCCAGCCAGGCCGCCCAGGACCCCACGGTCGAACTGAAGGGCTCCCCCTTCACCACCGAGTACTACGGCGTGGCGATGAAGAAGGACGCCGACGATCTGGTACGCCGGGTCAACCAGATTCTGGTGGACTACCGCAAGGACACCACCGACGGCTGGCAGGCGTCGTACAACAGGTGGCTGTCGGCCACACTGGACAAGGACTCGGCGAAGTCGGAGCCGCCCGCACCGCAGTACCTGCGCAAGAGCTGA
- a CDS encoding AAA family ATPase yields the protein MIGGTSHTGKSTVAGALADRLGFEHRSTDLLARHPGRPWRTPEREVPPHVAEHYGTLAVDELIDSVLAHYERLWPRIEELVRTHAGGPGLVLEGSALWPERVATLDVPHTAAVWLTADEDVVRARIRAAGRYDAATEQERFLMDKFLARSVRYQSLMVEDVDRLGLARVGVGKDMSVSGVADAVLAQAS from the coding sequence ATGATCGGCGGAACGTCCCATACCGGCAAGTCCACGGTCGCGGGGGCGCTGGCCGACCGGCTCGGCTTCGAGCACCGGTCGACGGACCTGCTGGCGAGACACCCGGGGCGGCCCTGGCGCACGCCGGAGCGTGAGGTGCCGCCGCATGTCGCCGAGCACTACGGGACGCTCGCCGTCGACGAGTTGATCGACTCGGTCCTCGCCCACTACGAGCGGCTCTGGCCCCGCATCGAGGAACTGGTCAGGACGCACGCCGGTGGACCGGGCCTGGTCCTGGAGGGCTCGGCGCTCTGGCCGGAACGGGTCGCGACGCTGGACGTGCCGCACACGGCCGCCGTATGGCTCACCGCCGACGAGGACGTCGTACGCGCCCGGATCCGTGCGGCCGGGCGCTACGACGCGGCCACGGAGCAGGAACGGTTCCTGATGGACAAGTTCCTGGCCCGCAGCGTGCGTTACCAGTCGCTGATGGTGGAGGACGTGGACCGGCTGGGGCTGGCCCGCGTCGGCGTCGGGAAGGACATGTCCGTCTCCGGGGTGGCCGACGCGGTGCTCGCTCAGGCCTCGTAG
- a CDS encoding BadF/BadG/BcrA/BcrD ATPase family protein, with protein MGLTACVLAVDAGNSKTDVAVVAADGSVLATARGGGFRPPVVGVEAAVDVIADAVGQAFTAAGVGSVDHVSACLANADFPVEEQQLAAALHARAWGAEVEVRNDTFAILRAGVTEPRGVAVVCGAGINCVGMRPDGRTARFPALGRISGDWGGGWGLAEEALWHAARAEDGRGVDTDLARVLPRHFGLPSMYALIEALHLEDIAPARRHELTPVLFATAAAGDPVARSLVDRLADEVVSMATVALTRLDLLDEETPVLLGGSVLAARHPRLDDGVRELLAVRAPKAVPRVVTASPVLGAALLGLDRAGASAEVQARTRAYYEA; from the coding sequence GTGGGCCTGACCGCATGTGTCCTCGCCGTCGACGCGGGCAACAGCAAGACCGACGTCGCGGTCGTCGCGGCCGACGGCAGTGTCCTCGCCACGGCCCGCGGCGGTGGGTTCCGGCCGCCGGTGGTGGGCGTCGAGGCGGCGGTGGACGTGATCGCCGACGCGGTGGGACAGGCGTTCACCGCCGCCGGGGTCGGGTCGGTGGACCATGTCTCGGCCTGTCTGGCCAACGCCGACTTCCCCGTCGAGGAGCAGCAGTTGGCGGCCGCCCTGCACGCGCGCGCGTGGGGCGCGGAGGTGGAGGTCCGCAACGACACCTTCGCGATCCTGCGGGCCGGTGTCACCGAACCGCGCGGGGTCGCCGTGGTGTGCGGCGCGGGCATCAACTGCGTCGGCATGCGCCCCGACGGACGTACCGCCCGCTTCCCCGCGCTCGGCCGGATCTCCGGCGACTGGGGCGGCGGCTGGGGCCTCGCGGAGGAGGCCCTGTGGCACGCGGCCCGCGCGGAGGACGGGCGGGGCGTCGACACCGACCTCGCGCGCGTGCTCCCGCGGCACTTCGGGCTGCCGTCCATGTACGCCCTCATCGAGGCCCTGCACCTGGAGGACATCGCCCCCGCCCGCCGCCACGAGCTGACGCCGGTGCTCTTCGCCACGGCCGCCGCCGGGGACCCGGTGGCCCGCTCGCTCGTCGACCGCCTGGCCGACGAGGTGGTGTCCATGGCGACGGTGGCCCTGACCCGTCTCGACCTCCTCGACGAGGAGACGCCGGTGCTGCTCGGCGGCAGTGTCCTGGCCGCCCGGCACCCCCGGCTGGACGACGGCGTGCGGGAACTCCTGGCCGTGCGCGCCCCGAAGGCCGTACCCCGGGTGGTGACGGCGAGTCCGGTCCTGGGCGCCGCACTCCTCGGCCTCGACCGGGCCGGGGCGTCCGCGGAGGTACAGGCGCGGACGCGGGCCTACTACGAGGCCTGA
- a CDS encoding 6-phospho-beta-glucosidase — protein sequence MKLTVVGGGSTYTPELIDGFARLRDTLPVEELVLVDPAAERLELVGGLARRIFAKQGHPGRITTTDDLDAGVDGADAVLLQLRVGGQAARERDETWPLECGCVGQETTGAGGLAKALRTVPVVLDIAERVRRTNPDAWIIDFTNPVGIVTRALLQAGHKAVGLCNVAIGFQRKFARLLGVTPTDIHLDHVGLNHLTWETAVRLGGPEGEDALPELLTEHGDTIAGDLHLPRPLLDRLGVVPSYYLRYFYAHDEVVRELGNKPSRAAEVAEMERQLLTMYGDPALDEKPELLAKRGGAYYSEAAVDLAAGLLGGGGSPYQVVNTLNRGTLPFLPDDAVIEVQAAVGPKGPTPLAVPAVDPLYAGLMANVTAYEDLALTAALRGGRDRVFRALLAHPLVGQYAYAEGLTDRLIAHNREHLAWA from the coding sequence GTGAAACTCACCGTGGTCGGCGGAGGCTCGACCTACACCCCCGAACTCATCGACGGTTTCGCGCGCCTGCGGGACACCCTGCCCGTCGAGGAACTCGTCCTGGTCGACCCGGCCGCCGAGCGTCTGGAGCTGGTCGGCGGGCTCGCCCGGCGCATCTTCGCCAAGCAGGGCCACCCCGGCCGGATCACGACGACGGACGACCTGGACGCGGGCGTGGACGGCGCCGACGCGGTGCTCCTGCAGCTCCGCGTCGGCGGCCAGGCCGCCCGCGAGCGGGACGAGACGTGGCCCCTGGAGTGCGGCTGCGTCGGCCAGGAGACGACCGGCGCGGGCGGCCTCGCCAAGGCGCTGCGCACGGTCCCGGTGGTCCTCGACATCGCCGAAAGGGTCCGCCGCACCAACCCGGACGCCTGGATCATCGACTTCACCAACCCGGTCGGGATCGTCACCCGCGCCCTCCTCCAGGCCGGGCACAAGGCGGTCGGGCTGTGCAACGTGGCGATCGGCTTCCAGCGGAAGTTCGCCCGGCTCCTCGGCGTCACCCCCACCGACATCCACCTCGACCACGTGGGCCTCAACCACCTCACCTGGGAGACCGCGGTACGGCTCGGCGGCCCCGAGGGCGAGGACGCCCTGCCCGAGCTGCTCACCGAGCACGGCGACACCATCGCCGGCGACCTGCACCTGCCGCGCCCCCTACTGGACCGGCTCGGCGTGGTCCCGTCGTACTACCTGCGCTACTTCTACGCACACGACGAGGTCGTGCGGGAACTCGGCAACAAGCCGTCCCGTGCCGCCGAAGTGGCGGAGATGGAACGGCAGTTGCTCACGATGTACGGCGACCCGGCCCTGGACGAGAAACCGGAGCTGCTCGCCAAGCGGGGCGGTGCCTACTACTCGGAGGCGGCCGTCGACCTGGCCGCCGGGCTGCTCGGCGGGGGCGGCAGCCCCTACCAGGTGGTCAACACCCTCAACCGGGGCACGCTGCCGTTCCTGCCCGACGACGCGGTGATCGAGGTCCAGGCGGCGGTGGGCCCGAAGGGGCCGACCCCGCTGGCGGTGCCCGCCGTGGACCCGCTGTACGCGGGCCTGATGGCGAACGTGACGGCGTACGAGGACCTGGCGCTGACGGCGGCCCTGCGCGGTGGCCGGGACCGGGTCTTCAGGGCGCTGCTGGCACACCCCCTCGTCGGCCAGTACGCGTACGCCGAGGGCCTCACCGACCGACTGATCGCACACAACCGGGAGCATCTCGCGTGGGCCTGA
- a CDS encoding carbohydrate ABC transporter permease, protein MTQVLDRPVELKTPASPAERTARRKAALEWIAIHSLGLAAALFFTLPFVFVFLTSLMSDSQALSRDLIPHTWEWGNYQRVFDTPGFLTWWRNTLIYAGLGTVLTVVSSIPVAYALAKFRFRGRNLSLMLVISMMMLPPQVVIIPMYLFWAKQLDLSGTLWPLIIPMAFGDAFSIFLLRQFLMTIPNEYVDAAKVDGCGDFRTLVRVVIPMARPGIAAVALFQFFYAWNDYFGPQIYASENQNAWTLSYGLESFKGMHHTDWNLTMAATVLVMAPVILVFFFAQKAFVEGVTLTGVKG, encoded by the coding sequence ATGACCCAAGTACTGGACCGGCCGGTGGAGTTGAAGACCCCGGCCTCGCCCGCCGAGCGCACCGCCCGACGCAAGGCCGCCCTGGAGTGGATCGCGATCCACTCCCTCGGCCTGGCCGCGGCCCTCTTCTTCACGCTGCCCTTCGTCTTCGTGTTCCTGACCTCGCTGATGAGCGACTCCCAGGCCCTCAGCCGCGATCTGATCCCGCACACCTGGGAATGGGGCAACTACCAGCGGGTCTTCGACACCCCGGGCTTTCTGACCTGGTGGCGCAACACGCTGATCTACGCGGGACTGGGAACAGTCCTTACGGTCGTGTCGTCGATCCCGGTGGCGTACGCGCTCGCCAAGTTCCGCTTCCGGGGCCGCAATCTCTCCCTGATGCTGGTGATCTCGATGATGATGCTGCCGCCACAGGTCGTCATCATCCCGATGTACCTCTTCTGGGCGAAGCAGCTGGACCTGTCGGGCACCCTGTGGCCGCTGATCATCCCGATGGCGTTCGGTGACGCGTTCTCGATCTTCCTGCTCCGGCAGTTTTTGATGACGATCCCGAACGAGTACGTGGACGCGGCGAAGGTCGACGGCTGCGGTGACTTCCGCACCCTGGTACGGGTCGTGATCCCCATGGCGAGGCCCGGGATCGCCGCGGTGGCCCTCTTCCAGTTCTTCTACGCCTGGAACGACTACTTCGGCCCGCAGATCTACGCCTCGGAGAACCAGAACGCCTGGACGCTGAGTTACGGCCTGGAGTCCTTCAAGGGCATGCACCACACCGACTGGAACCTCACCATGGCCGCGACCGTGCTGGTCATGGCCCCCGTGATCCTCGTGTTCTTCTTCGCGCAGAAGGCGTTCGTCGAGGGCGTCACGCTGACCGGAGTGAAGGGTTAA
- a CDS encoding sugar ABC transporter permease, whose protein sequence is MSTVTLASKRRRSALRTAAFMSPWLIGFTVFFAYPLLSTVYFSFMHYDGFKPPTWSGTKNWTYVFEHYPFFWPALRNTLWLVVVMVSLRVVFGLGVGLLITKIKTGTGVFRTLFYLPYLAPPVAATMAFAFLLNPGTGPVNSVLEKVGIPAPGWFNDPTWSKPALTLLALWGIGDLMVIFMAALLDVPQEQYEAAELDGASAWQRFRFVTLPNISPIVMFAVVTGVIQTMQYYTQPLIAGKVASGVIQGAGTQFEPGYPEKSTLTLPQLVYNLGFQRFDYGSACVVALVLFALSMVFTAFLMRRRGGLIQAGD, encoded by the coding sequence ATGAGCACCGTCACGCTGGCGTCGAAGCGCCGCAGGTCGGCGCTTCGTACGGCCGCCTTCATGTCGCCCTGGTTGATCGGCTTCACGGTCTTCTTCGCCTATCCGCTGCTCTCGACCGTCTACTTCTCGTTCATGCACTACGACGGCTTCAAGCCGCCGACCTGGAGCGGGACGAAGAACTGGACCTACGTCTTCGAGCACTACCCCTTCTTCTGGCCGGCCCTGCGCAACACCCTGTGGCTGGTCGTGGTGATGGTCTCCCTCCGGGTCGTCTTCGGCCTGGGGGTCGGTCTGCTCATCACGAAGATCAAGACAGGTACGGGGGTCTTCCGGACGCTCTTCTACCTGCCGTATCTGGCCCCGCCCGTCGCGGCCACCATGGCCTTCGCGTTCCTCCTCAACCCCGGTACGGGACCGGTCAACTCGGTCCTGGAGAAGGTCGGCATCCCGGCCCCCGGCTGGTTCAACGACCCCACCTGGTCGAAACCGGCCCTGACCCTGCTCGCCCTGTGGGGCATCGGCGACCTGATGGTCATCTTCATGGCCGCGCTGCTCGACGTGCCGCAGGAGCAGTACGAGGCCGCGGAGCTGGACGGGGCGTCGGCGTGGCAGCGGTTCCGGTTCGTCACCCTTCCCAACATCTCGCCGATCGTGATGTTCGCCGTGGTCACCGGCGTGATCCAGACGATGCAGTACTACACACAGCCACTCATCGCCGGAAAGGTCGCCTCGGGTGTGATCCAGGGCGCGGGCACGCAGTTCGAGCCCGGCTATCCGGAGAAGTCCACGCTGACCCTTCCCCAGCTCGTCTACAACCTCGGCTTCCAGCGCTTCGACTACGGCTCCGCGTGTGTCGTCGCCCTCGTCCTCTTCGCCCTGTCGATGGTGTTCACCGCGTTCCTGATGCGGCGCCGGGGCGGTCTCATCCAGGCAGGTGACTGA
- a CDS encoding ABC transporter substrate-binding protein, whose product MRTAIPSVARKAAFALTVSAVLVTTACTGQSSSGAEDDASKETTINFWHAWSADSEVKAVKTLVAGFEKAHPNIHVNVVGNMTDDKINQALRTGGGKAPDVISSFTTNNVGKFCSSGALVDLNPFFKKSGVDPEKTFPAAMNEYTQFNGDRCAVPLLGDAYGLYYNKTAFEKAGITSPPKTWSEFEADAKKLTITQGSTYKQLGFMPNYHGWETTTEHYLGQFSPTYFDSSGKSNVAKDPAFKAAFTLQKKLVGDLGGYQKLEKFRATLGDEWGPKHPFQTGQVAMQLDGEWRLGMALDAKPGFEIGVAPLPVPDDQADQYGKGYITGTIAGIAANSTKQNAAWEFVKYITTDTDAVVGFSNDIHNVPSTLAALKSPKLKYDPRFKTFLDIAANPNSSSSPASINGGVYLATIQNFGYDYESGKATDLDKGLADTAQQIDTDIAQAK is encoded by the coding sequence ATGCGCACAGCCATACCCTCAGTCGCCCGAAAAGCGGCCTTTGCCCTGACCGTGTCCGCGGTGCTCGTCACCACCGCCTGTACCGGCCAGTCCTCCTCCGGCGCCGAGGACGACGCCTCGAAGGAGACGACCATCAACTTCTGGCACGCCTGGAGCGCGGACTCCGAGGTCAAGGCCGTGAAGACGCTGGTCGCCGGTTTCGAGAAGGCGCACCCCAACATCCACGTCAACGTCGTCGGCAACATGACCGACGACAAGATCAACCAGGCGCTGCGCACGGGCGGCGGCAAGGCCCCGGACGTCATCTCGTCGTTCACCACGAACAACGTGGGCAAGTTCTGCTCCTCGGGTGCGCTGGTCGACCTCAACCCGTTCTTCAAGAAGTCGGGCGTCGACCCGGAGAAGACCTTCCCGGCCGCGATGAACGAGTACACGCAGTTCAACGGCGACCGCTGTGCCGTGCCGCTGCTGGGCGACGCGTACGGGCTCTACTACAACAAGACCGCGTTCGAGAAGGCCGGCATCACCTCGCCGCCCAAGACCTGGTCCGAGTTCGAGGCCGACGCCAAGAAGCTGACGATCACGCAGGGCAGCACGTACAAGCAGCTCGGCTTCATGCCGAACTACCACGGCTGGGAGACGACGACCGAGCACTACCTGGGCCAGTTCTCGCCGACGTACTTCGACTCCAGCGGCAAGTCCAACGTCGCCAAGGACCCCGCGTTCAAGGCGGCGTTCACCCTCCAGAAGAAGCTCGTCGGTGACCTCGGCGGTTATCAGAAGCTGGAGAAGTTCCGCGCCACGCTGGGCGACGAGTGGGGCCCCAAGCACCCCTTCCAGACCGGCCAGGTCGCCATGCAGCTCGACGGTGAGTGGCGGCTGGGCATGGCCCTGGACGCCAAGCCCGGCTTCGAGATCGGTGTCGCCCCGCTGCCCGTCCCCGACGACCAGGCGGACCAGTACGGCAAGGGCTACATCACCGGCACGATCGCCGGCATCGCCGCGAACAGCACCAAGCAGAACGCGGCCTGGGAGTTCGTCAAGTACATCACCACGGACACGGACGCGGTCGTCGGCTTCTCGAACGACATCCACAACGTGCCGTCCACGCTGGCCGCCCTCAAGTCGCCGAAGCTGAAGTACGACCCGCGCTTCAAGACGTTCCTGGACATCGCGGCGAACCCGAACTCGTCCTCGTCCCCGGCGTCGATCAACGGCGGTGTCTACCTCGCCACGATCCAGAATTTCGGCTACGACTACGAGAGCGGCAAGGCCACCGACCTGGACAAGGGCCTCGCCGACACGGCCCAGCAGATCGACACGGACATCGCGCAGGCGAAGTAG
- a CDS encoding ROK family transcriptional regulator → MAGTPRTLRAMNDRAALDLLLEHGPLSRTRIGKLTGLSKPTASQLLARLEASGLVLATGTTEGRPGPNAQLYEVDPTAAYAAGLDVTPERILAAVADITGRTVGSFELPTPGRRPAQPVVRQVTDALDGAVKAAGLARGDVHRLVIGTPGAFDPGTGRLRYASHLPGWHTPALLGELAAALPMPVEYENDVNLVAVAEQRLGAARGHEDFVLLWNEGGLGAALVLGGRLHRGWTGGAGEVGFLPVPGAPLVRQVRKANSGGYQELAGSQAIPHLARELGMTDIPSGPYAEVAAALVERAATEDTVLNRLLLETYATRLATGLASLVSVLDPELVVLSGASLTAGGDTLRALVQAELEELAASRPRLVVGDVHEHPVLRGALESALAATRDEVFDTSR, encoded by the coding sequence ATGGCAGGCACACCACGCACACTCCGCGCCATGAACGACCGTGCCGCGCTCGACCTCCTGCTGGAGCACGGTCCCCTCTCCCGTACGCGGATCGGCAAGCTCACCGGCCTCTCCAAGCCGACCGCGTCCCAGCTCCTGGCCCGCCTGGAGGCGTCGGGCCTCGTCCTCGCCACCGGTACCACCGAGGGCAGGCCAGGTCCCAACGCCCAGCTGTACGAGGTCGACCCGACCGCCGCGTACGCCGCCGGGCTCGACGTCACCCCCGAACGCATCCTCGCCGCGGTCGCCGACATCACCGGCCGCACGGTCGGCTCCTTCGAACTGCCGACCCCGGGACGCAGACCCGCCCAGCCCGTCGTCCGGCAGGTCACCGACGCCCTCGACGGCGCGGTCAAGGCGGCGGGACTCGCCCGCGGTGACGTCCACCGGCTCGTGATCGGCACCCCGGGCGCCTTCGACCCGGGCACGGGCCGGCTGCGCTACGCCTCCCACCTGCCGGGCTGGCACACCCCCGCCCTCCTCGGCGAACTCGCCGCCGCCCTGCCCATGCCGGTCGAGTACGAGAACGACGTCAACCTCGTGGCCGTGGCCGAACAACGGCTCGGTGCGGCCCGCGGGCACGAGGACTTCGTGCTGCTGTGGAACGAGGGCGGTCTCGGTGCCGCCCTGGTCCTCGGCGGACGGCTGCACCGCGGCTGGACCGGCGGCGCGGGAGAGGTAGGTTTCCTGCCGGTTCCCGGAGCACCGCTGGTGCGGCAGGTGAGGAAAGCCAACAGTGGTGGCTATCAGGAGCTGGCGGGCTCCCAGGCCATCCCCCACCTCGCCCGTGAGCTCGGCATGACGGACATCCCCTCGGGGCCGTACGCCGAGGTCGCCGCCGCCCTCGTCGAGCGGGCCGCCACCGAGGACACCGTCCTGAACCGGCTGCTCCTGGAGACCTACGCCACCCGGCTGGCCACCGGTCTCGCCTCCCTCGTCTCCGTCCTCGACCCCGAACTCGTCGTCCTCAGCGGCGCCTCGCTCACCGCCGGCGGCGACACCCTGCGCGCCCTCGTCCAGGCCGAGCTGGAGGAACTGGCAGCCTCCCGCCCCCGGCTGGTCGTCGGCGACGTCCATGAACACCCCGTGCTGCGCGGCGCGCTGGAGAGCGCGCTCGCGGCCACCCGCGACGAGGTCTTCGACACCTCGCGCTGA